A window from Nostoc sp. UHCC 0926 encodes these proteins:
- a CDS encoding ParB/RepB/Spo0J family partition protein has product MIRRKQTDKPFGGQITTPPPAPWLSSPDGELPYATETTIKLSDIVLPQHQPRRYFDPQALKELVSSVKQHGILQPLLVRPIGGGKYELVAGERRYRAGLEAELEVAPVVVRELSDDQAFQLALIENLQREDLNPVEETEGILHLLAIRLHCDVEAVKSLLYRMKNAHSKGEQPSKSSLNESSKNVFPNPDNPQPLDNVSDHLADETESSKNVFPNPDNPQPLDNVSDHLAEKNESSKNVSPNLDEEQSNTVQQVFLGLGLMNWLSFITTRLPLLNLPEEILMALRSGQLEYTKAQVLARVRNNEIRKKLLSEAIANDWSLSQIKEKITAWTEDEQESSSKATNQIPDRLQNITQRIKKRQLWKEPRKQKQLVNLLNKLEALLGDE; this is encoded by the coding sequence ATGATCCGACGCAAACAAACAGACAAACCCTTTGGGGGTCAAATTACAACTCCACCCCCTGCACCTTGGTTATCCTCACCAGATGGCGAGTTGCCTTATGCTACTGAAACTACTATCAAACTCTCAGATATAGTTCTGCCTCAACACCAGCCCCGACGATACTTTGACCCACAAGCATTAAAAGAATTAGTCTCGTCAGTCAAGCAGCATGGCATTCTCCAACCTCTGTTGGTGCGTCCAATTGGTGGAGGGAAATACGAATTAGTCGCAGGAGAACGACGTTATCGGGCAGGACTTGAAGCAGAACTTGAAGTCGCGCCTGTGGTTGTGCGTGAGCTATCTGATGACCAAGCGTTTCAGTTGGCTTTGATTGAAAACCTGCAACGAGAAGACCTTAACCCCGTTGAAGAAACTGAAGGTATCTTGCACCTGTTGGCAATCCGGCTGCATTGCGATGTAGAAGCCGTAAAATCCTTGCTGTATCGAATGAAAAACGCTCACAGTAAGGGGGAACAGCCCTCAAAATCCTCATTAAATGAATCTAGTAAAAACGTTTTTCCTAACCCCGATAATCCACAACCTCTTGACAACGTTTCTGACCATTTAGCCGATGAAACTGAATCTAGTAAAAACGTTTTTCCTAACCCCGATAATCCACAACCTCTTGACAACGTTTCTGACCATTTAGCCGAGAAAAATGAATCTAGTAAAAACGTTTCTCCTAACCTAGATGAAGAACAATCAAACACGGTACAACAGGTGTTTCTTGGTTTGGGACTCATGAATTGGCTATCGTTCATTACCACACGCTTACCTTTGCTAAATCTGCCCGAAGAAATTTTAATGGCACTGCGTTCTGGTCAACTGGAATACACCAAAGCACAAGTCTTGGCGCGGGTAAGAAATAATGAAATCCGAAAAAAACTTTTGTCCGAAGCGATAGCTAACGACTGGTCTTTAAGCCAAATCAAAGAAAAAATCACAGCTTGGACGGAAGATGAACAAGAATCTTCATCTAAAGCAACTAACCAAATACCAGACCGCCTTCAAAATATCACCC